A stretch of DNA from Ricinus communis isolate WT05 ecotype wild-type chromosome 4, ASM1957865v1, whole genome shotgun sequence:
CTTGATTATTTGTGGCATCAATTGTCCATATCTAGTTTACCTTTTATGCTTTTCTCCATAATCCCTTAGTTATCTGATCCATTGCGTCAATCAATGAGTACTAACAAAAATCTAGAGGCGCAATTTGATATAAAAGCTGGATGAACTCTACATGCGATGAATGATATTTTACATATCTAAGTTAAAGACTGTCGGAAGTCTGAAAGTGCACACCAGGTAGTATACTGAGCAGAGTCCCATAAAACCAAAAGCTAAAACAAATATCCAGTTTCAATGTTATAATCTGAATGCTTAATCCACATCACCATGAAAGATTTACGTGAGAAgtatagaaaaaatagcaaTCAGTGTACCACATGCAAGATGAAGACTTGATCAACACACATGATGTATATAAGCCCAGATAGTACCTTTCACTTCTTGATTTCCTTCTTGAGAAGAAGCTGCACTTGTACTTTGAGACTGGAAGCATagcaatttgttcttgggaaAGACCACGACTTTGCATTCCAACCGCCTCACCTAATTCTAGTAATTCCTGAACCggaaagatttttcaaagagtaaatataattatccaAAGTAACTTCAATCAAAAGTGCATGTCAACTGATCAACATCAAACTATATAAAGGAATTTAAGCCTCCTTAAGAAGATGACAAAAGCCAAAGGAAACCTAGACAAGCCCCAAGAGGCAGCATATAGAATCTGTACTCAGTTAGATAGCTCAGATATTTCtaaattagaaacatcatcttttaCCTTCTCCTGCAGCTGGATTATGCTCTTTTGGAGCAGCATCTGGTTGGAACTTTATGTACAAAACAACGAACTGGAATACTTTTTGCAAGTTAAAATGTAGAAAAAACTCCACTCCACAAATGGGGACTCTATGAACCTCATAGTGGATGTGTTTTAACCCCTTTTAACGCAAGAAATAATGGTCCATCATAGGACCAAACACTAATGTTATTACCATAATCATGGaagaaagatttaaaaaaaaacatgcaGTTTCATATACTGAAATGCACGTTCTCTAACCCCTTTTAATAGAGATCTATGCTCTAACCTCATAACTCATATTGTCAGGATCAACATTGTCTTGCCAAATGACCTGCAGAGTTCACAGATAAGGAGTATATTAATTTGTCTATAACCATAACAAACATTTATTTGATGGGCAAGAAAGCAAAATCTATATTGTTAGTTGACTGTTTCTCTTTTCCTCAATCTAAAAGGCACTGCATTCTGATCACTACTCTTTTACATTtgttatatctttttaaaattaaagagaaaaaaaaataaagagactCAACATGGAATATGGAGGGAAAGTTGTGTCTATGTCTATAGAAACATACACACCAAAAGTGCAATGCACAAAGCCAAAAGAAAGGAACCATATAACTAAAGTTGCAGTTTTCGTATTAACTTCTAgctttaaattaataaaagcaATAGCCACTTTAAGGATTTCTTAACGAGTTGGCACCTGCTAATGGTATGGTGCAGGTAAATCTTccacataaaaatatatcaggTATAAAAGGAACCCTGTGAAGCTAACAGTAACAAACCTGGATATCTGGAGCATTAAGATGTCTCCGAGGACCTAGAAAGTAAGGGAAGATGTTAGAAGCAGGGAAAAGTTGCTCAAATCTTAAGTGAATGAGATACAAGAGATCAGCAAATAGAATTATTCAATTGAACTAAGCTCCAACACCAAGTGCAACtgaaataaaaagtaatagaCAAAACCATGCTATCCCTAGATACTCCTAAACTGTTCTCCGCGTATGATGAGATCACTACACTGAATCCAAACAGGATATATATGTTGCTATTGGCAAAACAAAGTTACAAATGCCAGGGGTTGAGATGGAATATATTCTAAGTGGTATTTCAAGGCTCAGCCATTCAGCTCCTAAATAGAATGGAACAACAATAACGAAAGACATAAATTGCAGAGAGTCAACAAAGATAGAGGGGTGGCTCCAGTAAACAACTAGATTGataagagaagaaaaacaatGCTGAGGCAGCAGGATCGTGTTGCCCCTTCAAGAGATTAGCTCCCTCTCACTTCCCTTCCTCTCTCCCTCTATCTCTTCCCTCTCCACTCTCCACCCATCCATAGAAGGTTATATAAGCTATCATTCCCCAAGGAGGACTTATAGACATTATTAGGAAAGATAAAGCAAAAATACAACTCAGAACTTACATTCGACAGGATCAGTTTGAGTACTCGGATTTTCATTTCCTTCCCATTCGGCATTAACTGCAGCAGCCGGTGAGTTAACCATTGTTGAAGAATTCTCTAGGGGCCTTCTGTAGTCATTGATTTGCGGTCTGTGATCATGGACCTCATAAGCATGACTATGATCATAGTATGAACCACTCCCAGGTTGAGACATGCCAAACTTATAGAAATTTGCACTTATGGACGGGTATACACTTTCCTGAAGACAAAAGATGCAATATTCAATTGCACTAGAAAAATAATGCTGTCTCAACAATGATATTTCTGTGCACACAACTCAAATAGGAATTTTCTGTAAGTGGTTTCCTATACTTGCTCAATGTGAAAAGTAGAACCAATAATTCAACCTCTATCCATTGTGGAAATATAAGGTACCTCAACATGGGAAGCACCATCAAAAATGAAATTCACATGTTCATATGTAAGGCCTTCGAAATACTCCATGAAGCTTCCGGCAGAGTTATAAGGATAGCTAGTGCTCGTGTAATGAACCTCCATATTCGAGTTCCAACTCATCTCAAATCACTAATTTGTCGTACAAGGAAGCaccaaaatgtcaagaaatCGTTCaacgaaaaaagaaaaaggtaaatgGCAACCTACTCTCTAACATTTAGACTTAAAATCCATTCAGCACAAACAGAAGAATGTCTCCcgccaaaaaaagaaaaaagaggaatGTAGAAAAGCTCGATAATTAAATCAGGCAACAACAGTTCCACACTGAAACACATAAAAACAACTCAACAGTAAACAATTACTGAAGTTTCTTAAATCACTAAAACTCAACAGCATTTACGGACACAAAAACACAAAGAGAACTAAATAAATAGACAAAATTCCATTAATCTTCTTTATTGCCAAATACAACAAcaaaagcaaaaacactcaatTGCCTCGTTAAACAGTTTTATCTCCAGAAAGCTACGATCACAAATATCAGACTTCATAATCGCTCTTCATTCTaagttaaatttttcattGCACAATTTTGATCTTCAAACTGATATCAACTTTTTGGttaagaaagagagagaagaaaaataacaagCAGAGCTACATATAGAAACTAGAAAACAAAAACCAGAAAGAAAGCGTAGCACTACATGATTTTGATCTCTATATTGAATGATCAAACAGTAAAAATTTGATATCCGAATGAGCTAACCTGAAGAGTTTAGACCACCAGATTAGAacattaagaataaaaatgtgAAATTAAAGAGAGTATCGCGTGAATCGGAAGCGAAATTTTCTCGGAGAAAATGAGAgcgagaaagagaaagagaaagagaagaagagagagagagagagagagagagagagaggtgaaATGAGTGGATCAAGAGAGATAAtgattataaagaaaagaataaaagaatgagatgtttataaaaaataaataataattaaaataaataataaaagaaagagatgggATTCTTTGGGCTAAACAAAGTAACAAACCGACATTAAAGCTCCATCACACTTCACCATACatactcttcttcttcttcttcttcttcttcttcttcttcagttCTTTTGACTGAAGGCTTTGTCACTCTCCTATTTTCCTCTTCTCTGTACACGTTGACGCTTGTGTGTGTGAACAAAATAATGCATGTGCGTTGGAGTAGAAAATTTTTAATGTGACTTGACtatctaatatatatctaCTTTATGccaatatttattttggatAAATTCAgccttttaaattaaatggaTGATTCAAATAATTCTGTAATATAATACAACCGCTGGATTTATTTTTTCGTTAATTGTATTGCCGAAATCTAGTGATCTAACCTACCAGTGCCTATCAAACAATCAAAAAGggataattatgaaaattcaaCCCTAATCGCAATCcgccaaagaaagaaagaaagaaaaaattgcaGGCGGTAGAAGGAATTCCTAACTCCTGCCGTTTATGGTTGGGGTTGCAGCGAGTAGTTGGATTGTGCATATAAAATGGACCCATGTGATAATATGGTTAAAGAGGAGATCACCAAAAGCCATCTGATCTCTCTCTAAGGCTAAGTTGGTATCAGTTAAGTTAAGTTGGTTGGTTAGGTATCAATCTGCAAAGCTCACATTCATTAAAGAATATGATAAAAGTAAAAGGTTTTTGTTTTAGCTGTACTCATAATCCATActtaaatcataattttttataaccaATGGGTCACCACCACTGTTTAAAGCAAAAGATTACTCGAAGTTGTTCGAGCACATAATTCTCAAGAAGTCAAATTTTGGGTGCTAAAGTTTTTATAACTTGAAAGAATgcaatggaaaaaaaaaaaaacagcaaaagaaatattttttcttttttagcagTTGGGTTTGTATGTTTTTGGATTGTTGTGGGCCCAAAAAGGAATTCTCATGTGCTTGTTGGTTAAGGTTCTCAAGGCAATTATTCCGAAATGCACTCATTAGGTCCACCACCTTGTGCTATGCC
This window harbors:
- the LOC8274431 gene encoding E3 ubiquitin-protein ligase BIG BROTHER isoform X1, translating into MSWNSNMEVHYTSTSYPYNSAGSFMEYFEGLTYEHVNFIFDGASHVEESVYPSISANFYKFGMSQPGSGSYYDHSHAYEVHDHRPQINDYRRPLENSSTMVNSPAAAVNAEWEGNENPSTQTDPVECPRRHLNAPDIQVIWQDNVDPDNMSYEELLELGEAVGMQSRGLSQEQIAMLPVSKYKCSFFSRRKSRSERCVICQMEYKRGDRRIILPCKHGYHVGCGTRWLSINKACPICYVDVFGDASKC
- the LOC8274431 gene encoding E3 ubiquitin-protein ligase BIG BROTHER isoform X2, producing the protein MSWNSNMEVHYTSTSYPYNSAGSFMEYFEGLTYEHVNFIFDGASHVEESVYPSISANFYKFGMSQPGSGSYYDHSHAYEVHDHRPQINDYRRPLENSSTMVNSPAAAVNAEWEGNENPSTQTDPVECPRRHLNAPDIQVIWQDNVDPDNMSYEELLELGEAVGMQSRGLSQEQIAMLPVSKYKCSFFSRRKSRSERCVICQMEYKRGDRRIILPCKHGYHVGCGTRWLSINKEIMQKMRI